A single genomic interval of Leptospira semungkisensis harbors:
- a CDS encoding MBOAT family O-acyltransferase, protein MIFPTLEFFLFFSFVFLANWYILPFLFPKHEIRKKVIHIFLLVMSYIFYMSWNWKFGGLILLSTIIDFVLADLIHESKNQSARKWMIVTSLVLNLVFILGFFKYYDFLSHNLNSLLQYIGLPGLFPILKIVLPVGVSFYTFQSLSYTIDVYRGVIPSEKNFIRFALFVSFFPQLVAGPIVTAKSFLPQLQTEKRLEDIPFRKAIRYFLLGYFKKVVLSDNISPISDLIFKDPGNYSTEALWLAALLFWVQVYCDFSGYTDMAYSAALLLGYELPENFRMPYISQSVTEHWRRWHITLSSWLRDYVYISLGGNRAGKFRHRFNVWFTMFVAGIWHGANWTFFVWGSIQGGFLMVESMIKEWKAQFFPDLKPSPFWEKLLTPTRILYASIVCITFGVIFRAANLDMAFQFIHGMYSYQAGELRPYMLKQGVPAILAVIVGHYLGWLIFEKGKEFRIPAWLEFTLYPILVFVLAILSPDGEIPFIYFDF, encoded by the coding sequence TTGATCTTTCCCACACTGGAATTCTTCCTCTTCTTCTCCTTTGTCTTTTTAGCCAATTGGTATATATTACCTTTTCTCTTTCCGAAGCACGAAATTCGTAAGAAAGTCATTCATATATTCCTGCTCGTGATGAGCTATATCTTCTACATGAGCTGGAACTGGAAGTTTGGCGGACTCATTCTTCTTTCCACAATCATAGACTTTGTGTTGGCGGATCTGATCCACGAGTCCAAGAACCAAAGTGCCAGAAAGTGGATGATAGTGACGAGTTTAGTATTGAACCTCGTCTTCATTTTAGGCTTCTTCAAATATTATGATTTTCTAAGTCATAATCTAAATTCTCTTCTGCAATACATAGGACTGCCCGGATTATTTCCTATACTTAAGATCGTTCTGCCGGTAGGAGTTTCCTTCTATACCTTCCAGAGTTTGAGTTATACGATCGATGTATATAGAGGAGTTATTCCCTCCGAAAAGAATTTCATTCGATTTGCACTCTTCGTTTCTTTCTTTCCTCAGTTGGTTGCGGGTCCGATCGTAACTGCGAAAAGTTTCCTTCCTCAATTGCAAACGGAAAAGAGGTTAGAAGATATTCCTTTTAGAAAGGCGATACGTTATTTTCTCTTGGGGTATTTTAAGAAGGTCGTACTTTCCGACAATATTTCTCCCATTTCAGATCTGATCTTTAAGGATCCGGGCAATTATTCCACGGAGGCTCTTTGGCTTGCCGCGCTTCTCTTTTGGGTGCAAGTGTATTGTGATTTTAGTGGATACACGGATATGGCTTACTCCGCAGCATTGCTCTTAGGATACGAACTTCCTGAAAACTTCAGAATGCCTTATATCTCTCAATCGGTCACCGAGCATTGGAGAAGGTGGCATATCACTCTTTCTTCTTGGCTGAGAGACTACGTCTATATCTCCTTAGGCGGGAATCGAGCGGGCAAGTTCCGGCACAGATTCAATGTTTGGTTTACTATGTTTGTGGCCGGGATCTGGCATGGAGCCAACTGGACCTTCTTTGTTTGGGGTTCCATCCAAGGTGGATTCTTAATGGTGGAATCCATGATAAAGGAATGGAAGGCACAATTCTTTCCGGACCTCAAACCTTCTCCTTTCTGGGAAAAACTACTTACTCCGACTCGTATCTTGTATGCCAGCATCGTCTGTATCACGTTTGGCGTTATCTTTCGAGCAGCCAATCTGGACATGGCCTTTCAATTCATTCATGGAATGTATTCCTACCAAGCAGGCGAGCTTAGACCTTATATGTTGAAGCAGGGAGTTCCTGCGATCCTTGCTGTGATCGTCGGACACTACTTGGGATGGTTGATCTTCGAGAAGGGAAAAGAGTTCAGAATACCTGCTTGGCTTGAGTTTACCCTCTATCCGATACTTGTCTTTGTGCTCGCCATACTCAGTCCGGACGGAGAGATCCCTTTCATCTACTTTGATTTCTAA
- a CDS encoding PilZ domain-containing protein encodes MSEFEHKPRSPRFYPRDFDDYIVQVDSGLITLEGKLGNISESGICVLMSGEDLTGSMAIEGSVIERKTGKRLEFLGDVVWKVPKNIETKKKFLYGIRFRNQLELTESLILINLSLEG; translated from the coding sequence ATGAGTGAGTTCGAACACAAACCTAGAAGCCCTAGATTCTATCCTAGGGATTTCGACGATTATATTGTGCAAGTGGATTCAGGACTCATCACTCTGGAAGGAAAGCTCGGGAATATTTCTGAATCCGGGATCTGTGTGCTTATGAGTGGAGAAGATCTCACCGGTTCCATGGCAATCGAAGGTTCTGTGATCGAAAGAAAGACCGGCAAGAGATTGGAATTCTTGGGCGACGTTGTATGGAAGGTCCCAAAGAATATAGAGACCAAGAAAAAGTTCCTCTATGGAATCCGATTTCGAAACCAACTTGAACTCACAGAGTCCCTGATCCTGATCAATCTCTCTCTCGAAGGTTAA
- a CDS encoding DUF3332 family protein, translated as MAKNVLKKIVLSVMLVGITFGSLANCFGKFALVRVFYNANDGINVGGGLLAKIVKTILFYIPFGFLMAIGGFIDLILFNLIEFWSGSNPVGLNEYDQEGRFAKSFEQEGEKLTLVYSNFGARLDLTAVSKEGKSETLTAFRAQPGKFFVEKEGKLSEVAVTSQTVGSQVILKLTEQGKLKSSKVVEAKTLEDLELKAAGTL; from the coding sequence ATGGCTAAAAATGTCCTAAAAAAAATCGTCCTCTCCGTGATGCTAGTAGGGATCACTTTCGGTTCCTTGGCAAACTGCTTCGGTAAATTCGCTCTAGTTAGAGTATTCTACAACGCGAACGATGGGATCAACGTAGGCGGCGGACTTCTCGCTAAGATCGTGAAAACTATCCTCTTCTATATTCCTTTCGGTTTCCTAATGGCGATCGGAGGTTTTATCGATCTAATTCTATTCAACCTGATCGAGTTCTGGTCCGGAAGCAATCCAGTTGGATTGAACGAGTACGACCAAGAAGGAAGATTTGCGAAATCCTTCGAGCAAGAGGGAGAAAAACTGACTCTGGTTTATTCTAACTTCGGAGCAAGATTGGATCTGACTGCAGTTTCCAAAGAAGGAAAGTCCGAGACCTTGACTGCGTTCCGCGCTCAGCCAGGAAAATTCTTCGTTGAAAAAGAAGGAAAATTATCCGAAGTCGCTGTGACTTCTCAGACTGTAGGTTCTCAGGTGATCCTGAAATTGACCGAACAAGGTAAATTAAAATCTTCTAAAGTAGTGGAAGCTAAAACACTCGAAGATCTAGAATTGAAAGCTGCGGGAACTCTTTAA
- a CDS encoding tetratricopeptide repeat protein, translating into MNKLIKIALVLSISTAIYAETDTNAIETSLTNYTPESEIQLANKLTALGSLKQKTRDYEGAINFYDQSLAVRSKMGDKESQGYALVLYLKSISEFRLGKSCQALENIKEVIQVYQKIGDLDSALHAEEEGLKKYQEACSLAFAKQPSLTLNKD; encoded by the coding sequence ATGAACAAATTAATTAAAATTGCCTTAGTTTTAAGCATCTCCACTGCGATTTACGCAGAAACCGATACCAACGCGATTGAAACTTCGCTTACAAACTATACACCGGAATCGGAAATCCAGCTAGCAAATAAGCTAACCGCCTTGGGAAGCTTAAAACAAAAAACCCGGGACTATGAAGGTGCAATCAATTTTTACGACCAGTCCTTAGCGGTCAGATCGAAAATGGGAGATAAAGAAAGCCAAGGATACGCCCTGGTCCTTTACCTAAAATCGATCTCTGAGTTCCGCCTTGGTAAATCCTGCCAAGCCTTAGAGAACATTAAAGAAGTTATCCAAGTATACCAAAAGATTGGTGACCTTGATTCCGCTCTTCACGCGGAAGAAGAAGGTCTGAAAAAATACCAGGAAGCATGTAGCCTGGCTTTCGCTAAACAGCCAAGCTTGACTCTGAATAAGGACTGA
- the hpf gene encoding ribosome hibernation-promoting factor, HPF/YfiA family — MKIVFNWKNLDHSGTAEDYASKKLERVSKYIQKLVSMEISFEQVHGLISANLNLAADGSKFNAQHEDKDIYSCIDGLEDKIVKQVSKHHDKKAAH, encoded by the coding sequence ATGAAAATCGTGTTTAATTGGAAGAATTTAGATCATTCCGGCACTGCGGAAGACTATGCTAGTAAGAAATTGGAAAGGGTCTCCAAATATATTCAGAAATTGGTTTCCATGGAGATTTCCTTCGAGCAAGTCCACGGTTTGATTAGCGCAAACCTGAACCTCGCAGCAGACGGAAGCAAATTCAACGCACAACACGAAGATAAGGACATTTATTCCTGCATAGACGGTCTCGAAGATAAGATCGTGAAGCAGGTCAGCAAGCATCACGATAAAAAAGCCGCTCATTGA
- a CDS encoding lysophospholipid acyltransferase family protein — MSSKNIQKPHPGSSERARKALRWFGRLYGSLFYKTEVYGLENVPETGKVLVLSKHQRNDDIPLGLSKALYHRRMDIWAIMKDSLASPIYMDYFLKCGGIPLNRKEPRKSKNDLLFAKKVLGEGNMLVIFPEQTTVPYKMGKGRPGGFRFIVGKPEEPLAVLCLGLEYKPRGFLRRTSLIVRAGKLRYLTADMDPEDFLHDCMHEIASLTNLKYPFEQAKKSADPELEEIIS, encoded by the coding sequence ATGTCATCCAAGAATATACAAAAGCCCCATCCAGGAAGTTCCGAAAGAGCGAGAAAAGCTCTGCGTTGGTTCGGAAGACTCTACGGATCCTTATTCTATAAAACAGAAGTTTACGGACTAGAAAATGTACCTGAAACCGGAAAAGTCCTAGTCCTGTCCAAGCACCAAAGGAACGACGATATTCCCCTTGGACTTTCTAAAGCATTATATCATAGAAGAATGGATATTTGGGCGATCATGAAAGATTCTCTCGCTTCGCCTATCTATATGGATTATTTTCTAAAATGCGGAGGGATCCCTCTCAATAGAAAAGAACCCAGAAAGAGCAAAAACGACTTACTATTTGCAAAAAAAGTTCTAGGCGAAGGCAATATGCTCGTGATCTTTCCGGAACAAACCACAGTTCCTTACAAAATGGGAAAAGGTCGTCCCGGTGGATTTAGATTTATCGTAGGCAAACCGGAAGAACCACTGGCAGTTCTCTGTCTGGGACTGGAATATAAACCTAGAGGATTCTTGCGTAGGACTAGTCTCATTGTCCGAGCCGGAAAGCTCAGATACCTGACAGCCGATATGGATCCAGAAGACTTCCTACATGATTGCATGCACGAGATCGCAAGCCTGACAAATCTCAAATACCCTTTCGAACAGGCCAAAAAATCAGCAGATCCAGAGTTAGAAGAAATTATTAGCTAG
- a CDS encoding enoyl-CoA hydratase/isomerase family protein gives MSESLIQIKKEGAIAILEINRPSALNALNEEVLKELKSSFESLEKEEAIRVVIVTGQGKAFVAGADIAKMKELDASGAEKFASLGQGAFDTIQKSRLVSIAAVNGFALGGGLELSLACDIRVGSEKAKLGLPEVSLGLIPGFGGTQRLSRLVGYGRAVELIFTGDMISAEEAYRIGILNKLVKEGEDLLGVAKSIAESILKKGPKAVQIAKRVVLEGLDTQFSKGQDLEKKEFSNLFSGTESKEGMGAFLEKRPPKF, from the coding sequence ATGAGCGAATCATTAATACAAATTAAGAAAGAAGGCGCAATCGCCATTCTGGAAATCAACAGACCTTCCGCATTAAACGCACTCAACGAAGAAGTGTTGAAGGAATTGAAATCTTCCTTCGAATCTCTGGAAAAGGAAGAAGCAATTCGAGTAGTCATCGTCACCGGACAAGGAAAAGCATTCGTGGCCGGAGCGGATATAGCTAAGATGAAGGAACTGGACGCTTCCGGAGCGGAGAAGTTTGCTTCTTTAGGCCAAGGCGCTTTCGACACCATTCAAAAAAGCCGTTTAGTGTCCATTGCTGCAGTGAACGGATTTGCATTAGGAGGAGGATTGGAACTTTCTCTTGCCTGCGATATCAGAGTTGGATCAGAAAAAGCTAAATTAGGATTACCTGAAGTATCTCTCGGACTGATCCCAGGATTCGGTGGAACTCAAAGACTTTCCCGCCTTGTAGGATACGGAAGAGCAGTTGAACTTATCTTCACCGGAGATATGATCTCTGCAGAGGAAGCGTATCGGATCGGAATACTGAACAAATTGGTAAAAGAAGGAGAGGACCTTCTCGGAGTCGCTAAATCTATCGCAGAATCCATTTTGAAAAAGGGACCGAAAGCGGTTCAGATCGCTAAGAGAGTCGTATTAGAAGGATTGGATACTCAATTCTCGAAAGGACAAGACTTAGAGAAGAAAGAATTCTCCAACTTATTCTCCGGAACAGAATCCAAGGAAGGAATGGGAGCCTTCTTGGAAAAAAGACCTCCTAAATTCTAA
- a CDS encoding LIMLP_12425 family protein, translating into MEKQVSKQPRVGAKFGISSLFQKEDPDHVKLENSLIRAVSEFRSKEMQSVRLSSDFDLRLQNLLKDISLEEETALSRLSRNFIWNRNFQYSLSAALAVLVLAVTVGRFSSSNETGVAERSGTLSLGTDKEFIDLPSSARVDADLNSPYLSEISKNPQAKKTLSSLEQYFMEKGDYRTAQEIRQVLDSSNK; encoded by the coding sequence ATGGAAAAACAAGTTAGCAAGCAACCACGCGTAGGCGCAAAATTCGGGATCAGTTCCCTCTTCCAAAAAGAAGATCCTGATCATGTAAAACTCGAAAACTCTCTCATTCGCGCAGTCTCCGAATTCAGATCTAAGGAAATGCAAAGCGTTCGCCTTTCTTCCGATTTTGATCTCCGTCTTCAAAACCTTCTCAAAGATATAAGCTTAGAAGAAGAAACAGCTCTGTCTAGACTTTCCCGTAATTTTATATGGAATCGCAACTTCCAATATTCTTTGAGCGCGGCGCTCGCGGTCCTCGTTCTCGCGGTAACCGTAGGACGCTTCTCCTCATCGAATGAGACGGGTGTCGCGGAAAGATCCGGAACTCTCTCCCTCGGAACGGATAAGGAGTTCATCGATCTTCCTTCCTCCGCTCGAGTAGACGCCGACCTCAATTCTCCTTACCTCTCCGAAATCTCCAAAAACCCCCAAGCAAAGAAAACACTCTCCTCACTGGAGCAGTATTTTATGGAAAAAGGAGATTACAGAACAGCTCAGGAGATCCGTCAGGTTTTGGATTCTTCCAACAAATAA
- a CDS encoding RNA polymerase sigma factor — MIETDNPHRKQTVRDKEIQLLKQIKEGDDKAYIELTGPYRERLYRKAVSMVKDGDDAEDIVQDALISGYRSIRNFRAESGVYTWLYRIVVNKSKDLLAKRKRARENSMDDSEFQVTDDRMSFEKKVELSDESNYLINKINELEDIYKEVIELRYFEEMSYSQIADILGTNIGTVKSRLFKAKEFLKHLIMKDGKGEGFFR, encoded by the coding sequence ATGATAGAAACTGACAACCCACATCGCAAACAAACTGTCCGAGATAAAGAGATCCAACTCCTAAAACAGATCAAGGAAGGGGATGATAAGGCTTATATAGAGCTTACAGGGCCGTACAGAGAGAGATTGTATCGTAAGGCAGTCTCCATGGTAAAAGACGGGGATGATGCCGAGGATATCGTCCAGGATGCCCTTATTTCAGGTTATAGATCCATCCGTAATTTTAGAGCAGAATCAGGCGTATATACCTGGCTGTACCGGATCGTGGTGAATAAATCCAAGGACCTTCTGGCCAAGAGAAAAAGAGCCAGAGAGAACTCCATGGACGATTCTGAGTTCCAGGTCACGGATGATCGGATGAGCTTCGAAAAAAAAGTAGAACTTTCCGACGAGAGTAACTATCTAATCAACAAAATCAACGAACTCGAGGATATATACAAAGAAGTCATCGAGCTCCGGTATTTCGAGGAAATGTCCTACTCACAGATAGCGGACATCCTCGGAACGAATATCGGAACGGTTAAGAGCCGGCTCTTCAAGGCTAAGGAATTTCTGAAGCACCTCATCATGAAAGATGGGAAGGGCGAAGGCTTTTTTAGGTAA
- a CDS encoding DUF192 domain-containing protein: MKSLRLSLLLAFFLLPWAGWGEYNSPLYLDKTTIYVGEHPLYVEVANTEESRQRGLMFRKKLGENEGMLFIFPSEDHLTFWMKNTLIPLSIGYFNKDKRMTDTFEMLPNQTKTLYHSSERVMYAVEANKGWFAKHNLGKFAVLKVESRFVGK; the protein is encoded by the coding sequence ATGAAATCCCTGAGACTCTCTCTTCTTCTTGCATTCTTTCTGTTGCCTTGGGCCGGATGGGGAGAATACAATTCTCCTCTTTATTTGGATAAGACCACCATTTATGTGGGAGAACATCCTCTGTATGTCGAGGTTGCGAACACGGAGGAAAGTAGACAGAGAGGACTTATGTTTCGTAAGAAGCTAGGTGAGAATGAAGGAATGCTCTTTATCTTTCCGAGCGAAGATCATCTTACATTTTGGATGAAGAATACTCTGATCCCTCTTAGCATAGGCTACTTCAATAAAGACAAGAGGATGACGGATACTTTCGAGATGCTTCCGAATCAGACAAAGACATTATATCATTCGAGTGAAAGAGTGATGTATGCTGTCGAAGCGAATAAAGGTTGGTTCGCGAAGCATAATCTAGGTAAATTTGCGGTTCTGAAGGTAGAAAGTCGTTTTGTAGGAAAGTAG